One Qipengyuania aurantiaca genomic region harbors:
- the tagD gene encoding glycerol-3-phosphate cytidylyltransferase translates to MKKVITYGTFDLLHYGHVNLLRRAKARGDYLIVAISDDEFNAIKGKKCYFSYEKRKHMVEAIRYVDLVIRESGWDQKRHDIKSHEVDVFVMGDDWKGEFDFLSDLCEVVYLERTPEISTTSIKSELGPSS, encoded by the coding sequence ATGAAAAAAGTCATTACCTACGGCACGTTCGACCTCCTGCATTACGGGCACGTAAACCTCCTCCGTAGGGCGAAAGCGCGTGGAGATTATCTTATCGTAGCGATCTCGGACGACGAGTTTAATGCAATCAAAGGGAAGAAATGCTATTTCTCCTACGAGAAACGCAAACATATGGTTGAAGCGATCCGCTATGTTGACTTAGTAATCCGTGAAAGCGGTTGGGATCAAAAGCGCCATGACATAAAATCACACGAAGTCGACGTTTTTGTTATGGGAGACGACTGGAAGGGTGAATTCGATTTTCTCTCCGACCTTTGCGAGGTGGTCTATCTGGAACGCACTCCTGAAATTTCCACCACATCGATCAAGTCAGAGCTTGGTCCTAGCTCTTAA
- a CDS encoding LicD family protein: MTAEVSNLEKLHRVQFEILEAFSTFCSAHGLHFCLLAGSALGARRHRAIIPWDDDIDVGMLRADYDRFVELVSHFPDGYYFQDWMQDEYLPAPIAKLRKNGTRMVEMSSKDVGGHKGIFIDIFPLDTVPTSRRELKLFHAQVTFLKRALRHKLSYSTKYLGFPLVLGDIAAKIFAIPLSAQRLKHMLQRVVKRASHSPGNQVIAIAGSYSLQKETLQKRWIRDAKPIAFEGGEFPCPHPIDEYLRHLYGDNFMELPPEQKRKPKHPLKTLEFGQ, from the coding sequence ATGACTGCGGAAGTGAGCAACCTCGAAAAATTGCACCGGGTCCAGTTCGAAATTCTCGAAGCGTTCTCGACATTCTGTTCCGCGCACGGCCTCCATTTCTGCCTGCTTGCGGGCAGCGCATTGGGAGCTCGTCGGCATCGGGCCATCATTCCGTGGGACGATGATATCGACGTGGGTATGTTGCGCGCCGATTATGACAGGTTCGTGGAGCTCGTGAGCCATTTTCCCGATGGTTATTACTTTCAGGATTGGATGCAGGACGAATACCTACCTGCTCCAATTGCCAAATTGCGCAAAAACGGCACTCGGATGGTGGAAATGTCGTCCAAGGATGTCGGTGGCCACAAAGGTATTTTCATCGATATTTTTCCGCTCGACACGGTCCCGACCTCGCGCCGCGAGCTAAAGCTGTTCCACGCACAAGTCACATTCCTAAAACGCGCGTTAAGACACAAGCTATCATATTCCACCAAGTACCTCGGTTTTCCGCTAGTTCTTGGTGATATAGCAGCGAAGATTTTTGCCATCCCACTGAGCGCACAGCGCCTGAAACACATGCTTCAGCGAGTGGTTAAACGGGCAAGCCACTCGCCGGGCAATCAGGTCATCGCGATAGCCGGCTCCTATTCATTGCAGAAGGAGACGCTCCAGAAGCGCTGGATCCGCGATGCAAAACCAATCGCTTTTGAGGGCGGGGAATTTCCCTGTCCCCATCCGATAGACGAGTACCTTCGCCACCTTTATGGTGACAACTTCATGGAGCTTCCGCCAGAGCAAAAGCGTAAACCTAAGCACCCACTCAAAACTCTGGAATTCGGACAATGA
- the cpdR gene encoding cell cycle two-component system response regulator CpdR: MSELHHKRILLAEDDEAMRTYLERALDQAGYSVDAVDRGTEAIPLLENDHYDLLLSDIVMPEMDGIELAQRCNEISPVTKVMFITGFAAVTLKASREQPHAKVLSKPFHLRDLVMEVERVLEEKVSAQL, translated from the coding sequence ATGAGTGAGCTGCACCACAAACGAATCCTGCTGGCCGAAGACGACGAGGCCATGCGCACCTATCTGGAGCGCGCGCTCGATCAGGCCGGATACAGCGTCGATGCGGTCGATCGCGGGACCGAAGCCATCCCCCTGCTCGAGAACGACCATTACGACCTGCTGCTGTCGGATATCGTCATGCCCGAAATGGACGGCATCGAGCTGGCGCAGCGCTGCAATGAGATCAGCCCGGTCACCAAGGTTATGTTCATCACCGGCTTCGCTGCCGTGACCCTGAAGGCAAGCCGCGAACAGCCGCACGCCAAAGTGCTTTCCAAGCCCTTCCACCTGCGCGATCTGGTGATGGAAGTCGAGCGCGTGCTGGAAGAAAAGGTCAGCGCGCAGCTGTGA
- a CDS encoding N-formylglutamate amidohydrolase, producing the protein MEPGQDSQNSSDSPFGQPIAFTLTPPDDASLPVLIAAPHGGRAYPPEVMENFRAPEARLRLEDRYVDVLAQEVARLTGAALLTAHTPRAVIDLNRAPDDVDWSMIRGAKQGPRRHSLANRRARSGLGLVPRRLSGLGELWRHPITQAELDARIERVHRPYHQALGDALERVRDRWGAALLLDLHSMPPLRRRHEGEAVAEFVLGDRFGSSCDGRLAAAALAHLGDEGRVVAHNRPYSGGYVLDRHAAPRRSIHAMQIEVCRSVYLDGRLAEPGVRLPAIARLLARMVQRLSRELADMGTPGDMLQAAE; encoded by the coding sequence ATGGAGCCCGGACAGGACAGCCAAAACAGCAGCGATTCTCCCTTCGGGCAGCCGATTGCCTTCACGCTGACGCCGCCCGACGACGCTTCGCTTCCGGTCCTTATCGCCGCCCCGCACGGTGGCCGCGCCTATCCCCCCGAAGTCATGGAGAATTTCCGGGCGCCGGAAGCGCGCCTGCGGCTCGAGGATCGCTATGTCGACGTGCTGGCGCAGGAAGTGGCGCGCCTGACCGGAGCCGCTTTGCTGACGGCGCATACGCCGCGTGCGGTCATCGATCTCAACCGCGCGCCTGACGATGTCGACTGGTCGATGATCCGCGGCGCGAAGCAGGGGCCGAGGCGTCACTCGCTCGCCAACCGCAGGGCGCGCAGCGGGCTGGGCCTCGTCCCGCGCAGGCTGAGCGGGCTTGGCGAACTGTGGAGGCACCCGATCACGCAAGCCGAACTCGATGCGCGGATCGAGCGTGTCCACCGTCCCTATCACCAGGCTCTGGGTGACGCGCTGGAACGCGTGCGCGATCGTTGGGGCGCTGCGCTGCTGCTCGATTTGCATTCCATGCCGCCGCTGCGCCGCCGCCACGAAGGGGAGGCCGTGGCCGAGTTCGTCCTTGGCGATCGGTTCGGATCGAGCTGCGACGGACGCCTGGCGGCCGCGGCGCTGGCGCATCTTGGGGACGAGGGGAGGGTGGTTGCGCACAACCGTCCCTATTCCGGCGGCTACGTGCTGGACCGGCACGCAGCCCCGCGGCGTTCGATCCATGCCATGCAAATCGAGGTGTGCCGCTCTGTCTATCTCGACGGCCGGCTGGCGGAGCCGGGAGTGCGGCTGCCCGCCATTGCCCGCTTGCTCGCCCGCATGGTCCAGCGGCTTTCGCGCGAGCTGGCCGACATGGGCACGCCCGGCGATATGCTGCAGGCGGCCGAATAG